A stretch of the Rhinoderma darwinii isolate aRhiDar2 chromosome 3, aRhiDar2.hap1, whole genome shotgun sequence genome encodes the following:
- the LOC142750613 gene encoding olfactory receptor 10A7-like, whose amino-acid sequence MCEDNQTQVTQIRLIGFRGLYKYKTLLLIVFSLTYVFILSGNLLIILLVTTIDHLKIPMFFFVKHLSTADVLLTTSIVPMMLDIIFVEEGIVSFWGCITQLYCFGIFGSVQCFLIAVMSYDRYLAICHPLRYSSLMGPDLCLRLVIASWILVSVLISSEIFVVLQFNFCGFNYIDHFFCDFGPIVALATSDTSFFMLPDFFVSIFIVFFPFAFIIMTYFCIFLTVLKISSTYSRRKAYSTCSSHLITVCAFYGTLITVYLTPSEERTFNTKKYRALVYIVLTPLMNPIIYSLRNNEMKRAVKKMKGRVFRN is encoded by the coding sequence ATGTGTGAGGACAATCAGACACAAGTCACACAGATACGTCTCATTGGATTTCGAGGTTTATACAAATATAAAACTCTTCTTTTAATTGTCTTTAGCCTGACTTACGTGTTTATACTGAGCGGAAACCTTCTGATTATCCTATTAGTGACCACTATTGACCACCTCAAAATCCCAATGTTCTTCTTTGTGAAACACTTATCCACAGCTGATGTCTTACTAACCACCAGCATTGTTCCTATGATGTTGGACATAATATTTGTCGAGGAGGGCATTGTGTCTTTttggggctgtataacacagttGTATTGCTTTGGTATATTTGGATCTGTACAATGTTTCCTCATTGCCGTCATGTCCTATGATAGATATTTGGCGATTTGCCATCCATTACGTtattcttcactgatgggtccAGATCTTTGTCTCCGCCTGGTTATTGCCTCGTGGATTTTAGTCAGTGTTTTAATATCAAGTGAGATCTTTGTTGTTCTTCAATTTAACTTCTGTGGCTTTAATTATATTGACCACTTCTTCTGTGACTTTGGTCCCATAGTGGCATTAGCCACTTCAGACACTTCCTTTTTTATGTTGCCTGATTTTTTTGTTTCCATCTTTATTGTATTTTTCCCATTTGCTTTTATCATTATGACATACTTCTGTATTTTCCTCACTGTTCTTAAAATTTCTTCAACTTACAGTAGAAGAAAAGCCTACTCCACCTGTAGCTCTCATTTGATCACGGTCTGTGCATTTTATGGAACCCTAATCACAGTTTACCTGACTCCGTCTGAAGAGCGTACATTTAATACCAAAAAATACAGGGCCCTGGTATACATTGTGTTGACACCATTGATGAATCCCATTATCTACAGTCTGAGGAACAATGAGATGAAACGAGCAGTGAAAAAAATGAAGGGTCGTGTCTTTAGAAACTGA